The Acidobacteriota bacterium DNA segment GAAGAACTGGATTTGTTTATTGATGCGATGAAATCCATCTCAGCCGAATGTGAAGAAAACCCGGAACTGGTGAAATCGGCGCCTCACCACGCCCGTCTTGGACGGTTGGATGAAGTCGGTGCCGCACGCAACCCAGTTCTGCGGTGGAAACCCTAGTGAGGCTGAAAAAACCAGGGCTGAGGGGTTGGGGACATAAGCGCCAGGATAAGAAAGCTCGTGCTCTTTCCGGTGGCATTCAATGATGTTCTTGTCGGGGTTGGGTCTCGTTGCGGGCCGGGTCCGTGGGCTTCGCACCACGGCTATTACACGACGACCCTGCGGGCCTAAAACGCCTTATCCTGGCGCTTATGGGGCTCGGGGCTGAGGGCTGAAGAACCAGGGCTGAAGAAGTTGGGCTGAAAAACTGGTTTTATTTCATCCCTCATCCTTCATCCCTCATCCCTTCAGTTGCTCCGAGCTTGCGAGTCTTCAGCCCTCAGCCCCAAGCCCCAAGCCCTGGTTTTTAAGGAACTGTCACCTGAAACTTCGAATAGGTATGTTCCGCCACCCGCTGGGTTCCAGGCGGGTTGTAATTACTCAAGCTAAACAGGTACCGACCCGTCATCAACTGGCTGGCATCAATGGTTTCAATATACCGGTTATCAACCGTGACCCGGATGCTGCCTTGTCGGATGCCAAACGCGTAGCGATGTTCCCCTGAAAATGACATGTTGACTTCGTGCCGTGGGGTAATGAAGTCATATGTATCTCCGCCCCTCCAAAACCGGCATTCCATTTGTTTGTCAAAGTGGCCATCACCGTGAAAGTACAGGAAAATACCGTAATCCAAACCGGGACTGACAAACCCAAAACAGCCTGTTGCACCGCGAGATTGGCCCTGGATCCGAAAAGTATATTCCTTTCGGGAGTCAAAACTGTAGGAATGGGTTAACCCATAGTAGTGAGTCCCACCCCAGCCAATCAGTTTTTGGTCCCTGGTGTCCCACTGGCCCAGATTCTTGGTCCATCGGGAAAGGGATCGGTTTTGAAATTGATCAGCAAGCAGGATTTTGCGAGGTTCGTTTCGATTCTCCTGTTTTGATCTCGGACGAAACGCACCGCAATAATCACAGTTTTGGGAATCAGGCTGCATTGGAGCGTGACAACGATAACAATACAGCAGCAATGTTGCTCGGTTCATGCTGGATGTTCTCCTGAGAATTCGGATTGGCCTGCGGCAAATTCAGGTTCTTGAGCAAGGAAAGCAAAAAACAAATTGGACAATGATGTCAGGTGAATCGCGGTTCCTGTGACTGATGGGGAAGTAAACGGAGTTGATTGCCCTGGGTGCTGAATACATTGCAATCGTATCCTTATTCTCTGGCATTTCACATTTGGCTCAAGGCTGGCATTCGAGCCGTCTCCGCCTGAAAGCACAGTGTATTTCCAACGCAACATCTGTGTTTTCCATATCGGGCGGGCCCGACTGGCGGGGTTGAAACCTGTGCTCCAGAGATTTCACCACAGTCAAAGGAGAATCGAGAATTATTGAATTCAGGGAGTGAGCATAAATGAGGGGATCAGGATTTCCCCGAACTGAAAATCAGATGGTTTTGATTTCAGAGAATCACGCTTCGTGCAGTGCACCGCTCAAAAAATACAAAATGAGAAAGATGACCGCTGCCTTCAGCCATTGATAGTGAGTGGCTCGGGCGTTGGTTGATACACAGTTGGATAGGCCGCAGTGAACCTTTCGGCCATAAATGGCCGAGCTTCTGGGTGGGATCATCCAGCTTACACTGGTTGATCTTGAGCAGTTCGCGCTTCTGCCTGACTGCCATCAGTCAGGGTTGCGGGCTGCGCCGGTCGGCTGTCCTTCCGGCGTAG contains these protein-coding regions:
- a CDS encoding zinc ribbon domain-containing protein codes for the protein MNRATLLLYCYRCHAPMQPDSQNCDYCGAFRPRSKQENRNEPRKILLADQFQNRSLSRWTKNLGQWDTRDQKLIGWGGTHYYGLTHSYSFDSRKEYTFRIQGQSRGATGCFGFVSPGLDYGIFLYFHGDGHFDKQMECRFWRGGDTYDFITPRHEVNMSFSGEHRYAFGIRQGSIRVTVDNRYIETIDASQLMTGRYLFSLSNYNPPGTQRVAEHTYSKFQVTVP